In the Desulfonauticus submarinus genome, GACTGGTGGGCGAGGTCAATCGCAGAGATATTTTAGCCTACTTTTCTAGTATCTGCGAGTACTGTGCCTTAAAAAATTTCCAAGCTGTGGATGTTAGTACCATTGATTGTCCTGAAAAAATTCAAGAGTGCTATGCCAAGCTAATTGCAGAAGAACAATAAAGGAGGACTTTAATGTTTTGGACAGCTACACTCATTTTTATCATTGCTTATGCAGTGATTGTCTCGGAAAAGATACATAAAACAAAGGTGGCTCTTTTTGGCGCAGCCTTAATGTTA is a window encoding:
- a CDS encoding CBS domain-containing protein; amino-acid sequence: RKCIEKVEAKKAKDIMITEFVYLKPTDHVMEAEALIVERGINSLPVLDENKRLVGEVNRRDILAYFSSICEYCALKNFQAVDVSTIDCPEKIQECYAKLIAEEQ